One Psychrobacillus glaciei genomic region harbors:
- a CDS encoding DUF2812 domain-containing protein: MDKTVRKLRPSDYWRIGEHESWFQDMAAKGFHLKKMGLRFAHFVKGEPKKMRYRIDVTMKKKITPEKIEMYEDSGWDYVTGYQYFQVYSSPVEREAPELHTDPAEQSFTLRALDKKLVFIVVIVVVALLFIIGMMSAIWFLDGTPTFVLVDGFVVQQTIVSILIVYLAYISLQAAISIRALRKDLIEGKPINHHAPWKKHYRLNSVLAFLFTIVAGLSAIVPFGQLIKSDTQTLPEGNLDLPIVRLADVEQNPALVRGESYMIDDVDWGNRYRYNWSPIAPIQYESDENGVVPGKMWGDGSGEYSPSINTRVYLLRVPALADNLIADLIKRFNYEYSDDDFVEAKHADLDLLIVHEEDEIKEVFASKGKAVIYVRYYGYADINLVIENIVDKIKLITE; this comes from the coding sequence ATGGATAAGACGGTTCGTAAACTTCGTCCAAGTGATTATTGGAGAATCGGTGAACATGAAAGCTGGTTTCAAGACATGGCGGCAAAGGGATTCCATCTGAAAAAGATGGGGTTACGTTTTGCTCATTTTGTTAAAGGTGAACCGAAAAAAATGAGGTACAGAATAGATGTAACAATGAAAAAGAAGATTACACCAGAAAAGATCGAGATGTATGAGGATAGTGGATGGGATTATGTGACAGGCTATCAATATTTTCAAGTATACTCATCACCTGTTGAACGTGAAGCACCGGAGCTGCATACAGACCCTGCCGAGCAATCTTTTACATTAAGGGCACTGGACAAAAAATTAGTCTTTATTGTTGTTATAGTTGTTGTCGCGTTACTTTTTATTATTGGCATGATGTCTGCAATTTGGTTTCTTGATGGAACACCAACCTTTGTTTTAGTTGATGGGTTTGTTGTTCAACAAACGATTGTATCTATTCTAATTGTATATCTGGCCTATATTTCACTGCAAGCAGCCATATCCATTCGTGCTTTACGTAAAGATCTGATTGAGGGAAAACCGATTAATCATCATGCCCCATGGAAGAAGCATTATCGATTAAATTCAGTTCTCGCATTCCTATTTACAATCGTTGCTGGACTGAGTGCCATAGTTCCATTCGGACAACTTATAAAAAGTGATACACAAACATTACCAGAAGGAAATCTTGACTTACCGATTGTCAGATTAGCAGATGTAGAGCAGAATCCTGCTTTGGTTCGGGGAGAATCTTATATGATTGACGATGTTGATTGGGGCAACCGATATAGGTATAATTGGAGTCCGATAGCACCAATCCAATATGAATCAGATGAAAATGGGGTTGTTCCCGGAAAAATGTGGGGCGACGGGAGTGGAGAATATTCCCCAAGTATTAATACAAGAGTTTATCTGTTAAGAGTACCAGCTTTAGCAGATAATCTAATTGCTGATTTAATAAAAAGATTTAATTATGAATATAGCGATGATGATTTTGTTGAAGCAAAGCATGCAGACCTCGATCTTTTGATAGTTCATGAGGAAGATGAAATTAAAGAAGTATTTGCTTCGAAAGGAAAAGCTGTCATATATGTTCGTTATTATGGTTATGCGGATATAAATTTAGTAATAGAAAACATAGTAGATAAGATTAAGTTGATTACGGAGTAA
- a CDS encoding PadR family transcriptional regulator — protein MAYNGGPMTEAMYYVLLALMHPNHGYQLMHAITEVSNGRLKMGPGTLYGVLSRMQKDGLISLSEDDGRRKTYQITSEGEHALRTEYSRLKSLIQDGNILEIGDENG, from the coding sequence GCATATAATGGGGGACCGATGACTGAAGCAATGTATTATGTACTACTGGCATTAATGCATCCCAACCATGGATATCAGCTGATGCATGCAATTACAGAAGTTTCGAATGGCAGATTAAAAATGGGACCGGGTACACTTTACGGAGTACTCTCACGGATGCAAAAAGATGGCCTTATTTCATTGTCAGAAGATGATGGTAGAAGAAAGACCTATCAAATTACATCAGAAGGTGAACATGCATTAAGAACAGAGTATAGTCGATTGAAATCCCTAATCCAAGATGGAAATATTTTAGAGATAGGTGATGAGAATGGATAA